The genomic interval CGACCGCGGCCTCCTGACCCTCGACCGCTCCACCACGGACGCGCGCTCGGTAACCGTCGCCCTGACCCCCGCCGGCGAAGCTCTGAAGCCCGTCCTCCACGAGGCCCAGTGCCACCTCGGCGAGTCCCTCGGTATGACGGAGAATCAGGTCCGCCGCCTCCAATCCACCCTTCACCAACTCACGGACCACCTGGACAACGCCTGACCACAAGGTGCTGTGCATCCAACGCCTTCGTCAGAAGTCCTCCCGGTCTCGAGACGGTCCCACCATCACGACCCGGCGGTCCTGCCGGCTCCTCCGGAGACCCGGGATCAGCGAGACGGTGACCAGGAAGGATGCTGTCGCGGCCAGGCCGATGCCCAGTCCCGCGGCTCGGCTGCCGCCGCCGAGGAGGCTCGCGAGGCCGCCGGCCAGCACCGCGCCAACTCCTTGCATCGAGCTCGTCCCCACTGCGTAGAGCCCTAACACCTGGCCACGAATGTCTGCAGCTGTCCACGTCATCAGCCGCTCCTGCAACGGAAGGCTGGCGCTGTACCCGACCGAGGCCACGGCCGCGAGCAGGCAAGCGAGTGCGAACGACGGTTGCAGGAGGAACAACAGGTACGGCGCAGCCAGGAGCAGCCGGGCGGGTTCCACCAGCCGATCCCGGAATGCCTGCGGGACGAACCGCCCCATCCCGATGTCTCCGACCAGCATGCCGACGGCAGTCGCCGAGAACAGAAAGCCGGCCCGCGCGCCCGAGTACGGAACGATCAACGCCTCGCAACCGACGATCAGTCCGTTGGGCAGCCAGAGCGCCAGGTAGACCGGGCGCAGCACCGGCGATCCGAGCAGCAATCGGTTGACGGCGCGGCTCCGACGTACAGCCCGGCCCCGCGCCCGAGGTTCTCTGTTGCTGATCCCCCAACGACACATCAGCAGCGCGAGCAGGTTCGTTGCCGCGGAGCCGACGAACAACTCCGTCGGGCTGAAATGCAGCAGCAGCACCCCGCCCATGCTGAAGCCGACGATCTGCATCGCACCCGTCGCCAGGTTGCTGGTCGCCCGGGCGAAGACGAATCCGCCCTCGGGCACCACGTCGGAGAGCAAGGCGCCGAACGTACCTGAGGTCGCGGACAAGATGATCCAAGGCACCATCAGCAGCATCAACCGGAGGCCGATCGCCACGCCCGGGATCGCCTGCAGAATGTTGCCTGCAGCCATCACGCCGAGGGCAACCATCAAGGCCGTCCGCGGACGGAGCAGGTCCGCCAAGCTGAGCAAGAACCACGACGACACGAGACGAACCAGCGGCCCTCCGAACATCACGAACGCACTGAGGACGGGGGAGCCGGTCTGGGTGTAGGTCAAGGTCCCCAGGGCCAGACTCGCGACGGAACCGGCCGCGACATTGAGCGAGTTCGTCACGAACAGCACCCGGAACTCCGGGACCGAGAACAGCTGGCGATAGGTCTGCACCTCGGCAGTGTCGACGTCACCCGGCAGTACTCGATAATGTTTCGCAGGGAGGCGAAACGTCAGATGGGCATCTGGAAGGTCCCGGTCGACATCCTGGCCGAGAGCCGCTTCGCGATCTCGACCCTGGCCGAAATCACCGGATCTCTCAGCACGCTGCGCGGCGCGCGGACGCCCGAGCAGCGCGCATTCCGGGCCGCGTACGGCGCAGCCTTCAGCGACTGGTTGGCCGCCCGCCCGGTCGTCTCGGATCTCGTGCGGGCCAGCTTCCGCGAGATCCAGGGCGGCCGCTTCGGCCTGACCGCTGACTTCCTCGGGATGCCACCGCCTCGGGTGGCGCGGGCCTCCTTCGAGAGCGAACTCGCTCAGCTTCGAAGGCTCACAGACGACGACGTACGGGCCGATCTGATCGCTACAACCGGCGAACCGTTGGCCCCGACACTGCGGCAGCCGGGTGTCCGCGACGCCCTCCTGGAACTCGTCGTGTGGCTGTGGACCCACACCGTCGAGAGCGACTGGGCCCGGCGGGAACAGGTACTCCGCGCGGACATCGTGGCTCGCACCGACCAGCTCGCGCGGCTCGGCTGGGGATCCGTTCTCCGCGATCTCGGTCGCGACCACGAATGGGTCGGTAACGGCGAACTCCGGATCAACCGCTTCGACCGACCGACCATGTCGCTACCCGCAGGAAGTCGCCTCACCTTCGTCCCGACCAGCCACTCCGGCAGCTGGGCCGGATGGCATCGCAACAGCTACGCCCTTTACTACCCGGTCACCGGGCGTCTCGCCGCGGTCGGCGCACCCCAAGGCGCAGGCCTCGGCCCACTCATTGGGGAGTCGCGTGCACAGATCCTCCGACTCCTCGACGGACCACGCAGTACGACCCATCTCGTAGCCCTGACCGGCCAGACTCTGGGAGCAGTAGGCCGCCACCTCAAGGTCCTACTCGGAGCCGGCGCCATCGTCCGCCGCCGCTCCGGCCGAGAAGTCCTCTACTGGCGCACACCCTTAGGCGACTCCCTAGTCGCATCAGACACCGCCCCAAACCCCTCTCACCCCAGCCGCTCCCGTCGCTGACCTTCGCGCTGGCGATCGCCGCGACTCCGATCGCCGGCCTTCTAGGTTGGAGACCGCCGACCCGTCGATCTCGTCGTACTGTGAGGTTGGGGGTAGGCGGATGGTGGACACGGCCTTTGTGACAGCAGCGGACGGAAGAACCGTTGCGTACGCGGAGTGGGGTGTGCGCGATGGGTGGCCGTTGTTCGTGCTGCACGGCTGCCCCGGTAGTCGGTACTTGCGGCATATCG from Kribbella sp. NBC_00709 carries:
- a CDS encoding ArsR/SmtB family transcription factor: MGIWKVPVDILAESRFAISTLAEITGSLSTLRGARTPEQRAFRAAYGAAFSDWLAARPVVSDLVRASFREIQGGRFGLTADFLGMPPPRVARASFESELAQLRRLTDDDVRADLIATTGEPLAPTLRQPGVRDALLELVVWLWTHTVESDWARREQVLRADIVARTDQLARLGWGSVLRDLGRDHEWVGNGELRINRFDRPTMSLPAGSRLTFVPTSHSGSWAGWHRNSYALYYPVTGRLAAVGAPQGAGLGPLIGESRAQILRLLDGPRSTTHLVALTGQTLGAVGRHLKVLLGAGAIVRRRSGREVLYWRTPLGDSLVASDTAPNPSHPSRSRR